A portion of the Aquila chrysaetos chrysaetos chromosome 4, bAquChr1.4, whole genome shotgun sequence genome contains these proteins:
- the CHCHD7 gene encoding coiled-coil-helix-coiled-coil-helix domain-containing protein 7, translating into MSRHAQQLRDHDINPCVAETDASTKCMDDNNYNKDMCTAYFLKYKSCRKFWHDIMMQRRRNGVKPEMPSAEERKKMLESMGKPY; encoded by the exons ATGTCCAGGCATGCACAACAGCTTAGAGACCATGATATAAATCCATGTGTAGCG GAAACAGATGCCTCTACAAAATGTATGGATGACAACAACTATAACAAGGATATGTGTACTGCTTATTTTTTGAAGtacaaaagctgcagaaaattcTGG CATGACATTATGatgcaaaggagaagaaatggtGTGAAACCAGAGATGCCctcagcagaagagagaaagaaaatgttggaaTCAATGGGGAAGCCCTACTGA